The window TCTTTGTTACCCATAAGCTTCGGGGTCTCTTTAATGCACCTCATGTCTCTCCTGTCACATCTTGGATAATAATGACAACCACCTTCGAATGTTTGCACCTCATCGCCTTCCCTCCTGGTAAATTCACCTTTAATCGAATCAATGAGCATTTTCGTATAAGGATGCAAGGGTCTATAAAAAACCTCTTCTTTTTGTCCTATTTCAAGAACCTTCCCTTTATACATAACCATAATCTCATCAGAAATAAATCTCACAACATTAAGGTCATGGGAAACAAACAACATAGATATATCAGCACTTTCTCTGATGTCAATAAACAGGTTGACTATCTGCGCCTGTATCGATACATCCAGAGATGAAACAGGTTCATCGGCTATAACGAGAATCGGATCCGTTGCGAGCGCCCTTCCTATTGCCACTCTCTGCCTCTGACCTCCACTCATCTCATGGGGATATTTATTCACGAAATCCTCATCAAGCCCAACACTTTTGAAAATCTCCATCACTTTATCCCTTACATCCTTCTTGGGAACAATATTATGAAACAAAATAGGTTCTGCTATTGTCTCATATACCTTCTTCCTTGGATTTAAAGATGAATAAGGGTCTTGAAAGATGATCTGCATATCCTTTCTTAACCCTTTGAGTTCATTTCTTCCCATGTTTCCCAGGTTGTTTCCTAAAAATGTCACTGTTCCGTTATCCGGTACTTCAAGCAGCAACACACATCTCGCCAAGGTGCTCTTTCCTGAACCACTTTCACCAACAACACCTAAGGTTTTCCCTTTCTCAAGTTCAAATGATACGTCATCAACTGCCTTTATTATCTCTCTTTTTATTGAGAAGGCTGTTTTCCTTACTTCGTATATCTTTTTTAATTCTGATACAGATAACACCTTACCCATCTCTCATCCTTTA is drawn from Pseudomonadota bacterium and contains these coding sequences:
- a CDS encoding ATP-binding cassette domain-containing protein, encoding MGKVLSVSELKKIYEVRKTAFSIKREIIKAVDDVSFELEKGKTLGVVGESGSGKSTLARCVLLLEVPDNGTVTFLGNNLGNMGRNELKGLRKDMQIIFQDPYSSLNPRKKVYETIAEPILFHNIVPKKDVRDKVMEIFKSVGLDEDFVNKYPHEMSGGQRQRVAIGRALATDPILVIADEPVSSLDVSIQAQIVNLFIDIRESADISMLFVSHDLNVVRFISDEIMVMYKGKVLEIGQKEEVFYRPLHPYTKMLIDSIKGEFTRREGDEVQTFEGGCHYYPRCDRRDMRCIKETPKLMGNKEHMVACFM